In the genome of Achromobacter sp. MFA1 R4, the window CGGCCGTGCCCGCGCTGGAACATGTGATCGTTGTGGGCGGCGCGGGGCCCGACAGCTTCGAGGCCCGGCTGAGCGACCCGGCCTGGGAGCGCGAGCCGGACGCGCGCGCCATCCTGACCCGTTCCCGGCCCGGTCCGGACGACGTCACGCAGCTCATGTACACGTCGGGCACCACAGGCGAGCCCAAGGGCGTGATGCACACCGCCAACACGTGCCTGTCTAACATCGCCGCCTATGCCGAGCGCCTGCGCCTGGGGCCGGACGACGTGGTGCTGATGGGTTCGCCCATGGCGCACCAGACCGGCTTCATGTACGGGCTGATGATGCCTTTCTACCTTCAGGCCAGCGCCGTGACGCTGGATATCTGGAACGCGGCGACGGCCGCGCGGCTGATGCGCGAGCACGGCGTCACCTTCAGCATGGCCTCCACCCCCTTCCTGACCGACATCGCGCGCGAGGTGGCGCAGTCGGGTAATCCGGTGCCGACGCTGCGCACCTTTCTGTGCGCGGGCGCGCCGATACCGGGACCCCTGGTTGAACAGGCAAGCCGCACGCTGGGCGCCAAGATCATTTCGGCCTGGGGCATGACCGAGAACGGCGCGGTCACGCTGACGCTGCCGGAGGACGCGGACGAGCGCGCCTGCACCACCGACGGCCGGCCGCTGCCCGGGGTGGAGATCAAGGTCACGGACGCGTCGGGGACTGTGCTGCCGGCGGGCCAGGAAGGTTGCCTGTGGTTGAGATCCGCTTCCAACTTCGGCGGCTACCTGAAGCGGCCGCAGCTCAACGCGACGGACGCCGACGGCTGGTTCGACACGGGCGACATGGCGCGCATCGATGCGGACGGGTATCTGCGCATCACGGGCCGCAGCAAGGACGTCATCATCCGCGGGGGCGAGAACATCCCCGTGGTGGAGATCGAAGCGCTGCTGTATCGGCATCCGGCGGTGGAAAGCGCCGCCATCGTCGCCTATCCCGATGAGCGGCTGGGCGAGCGGGCGTGCGCCGTCGTCACGTTGAAGCGCGGCCAGCAACTGGAGCTGGCCGCACTGGTGGGCTTTCTGAAGGGGCTTGGCGTCGCGGTTCAGTACATTCCGGAACGCCTGGAGATCCGGGACGCCTTGCCCACGACGCCCAGCGGGAAGGTGCAGAAGTTCCGGCTGCGCCAGATGTTGGCTGACGCCTCGCCTGCAGCGGGGGGCTAGGCCTTCGCCTCAGCCTCTAGCGGCGCCACGGCGGCGCCCTGGATCTTGTGGCGCGCCAACGCATCGGCGACGAAGCCCGACTGCTTCATGGCCTCGACAAACGCCGACAGGTAGGCGCTGGCCTTGACGCCGCGGCGCTTGGGCACGCCCATGGCCTGGCGGATCAGCATGAAATGGCCGTCCAGGAGGCGCAGTCCGCCAAGCCGCCGGGCATCCGCTTCGAGCTGCTGTTTCACGCCCGCGGCCACTTCCATGTTTTCCTGCAGGAAGGTGTCGACCACGGCGGGCGACGTGGGGGCGCGGAAGATCTCGGCCTGCTTGAGTTCGCGGGTCAGATACAGGTCATAGGCGCTGCCCTTGCCTACGACGACGCGCTGGCCCTTGCTGTCGACCTCGTCCCGGCTCTTGATGGGCGAATCCTCGCGCACCAGGTAGGCGCCCTCGATCACGACATACGGCGCGGTGAAGGCGATCTGCTCGCCGCGCAGCGGGTCGATCGCGAAAAAGCCCACGTCCGCCTGCTCCGCCGCGACGGCGTTGACGGACTCGCCGGCGGATTTGAACACGACAAGTTCCAGCTTCACGTCCAGACGGCGCGCAAGCTCCGTGGCCAGGTCGACCGACACGCCGCCGGGCTGGCCGGTGGCGGGATCGGTGTTGGCAAGGATGGGGTTGCCCAGGTTGATGGACGCGCGCAGCACGCCCGTGGGAGCAAAGGCGGAGAGCAT includes:
- the aliA gene encoding cyclohexanecarboxylate-CoA ligase; protein product: MEFDAVLIAPRRAESIARGWWPDRTINDLLDDYAASRPEKIALTAVQAEQGVARQFTSRELASLADRVAVGLARLGVGRGDVVACQLPNGWQFVVTYLACSRIGAVMNPLMHIFRQRELSFMLHHSEARVLLIPDRFRGFDYPGMVEGLRAAVPALEHVIVVGGAGPDSFEARLSDPAWEREPDARAILTRSRPGPDDVTQLMYTSGTTGEPKGVMHTANTCLSNIAAYAERLRLGPDDVVLMGSPMAHQTGFMYGLMMPFYLQASAVTLDIWNAATAARLMREHGVTFSMASTPFLTDIAREVAQSGNPVPTLRTFLCAGAPIPGPLVEQASRTLGAKIISAWGMTENGAVTLTLPEDADERACTTDGRPLPGVEIKVTDASGTVLPAGQEGCLWLRSASNFGGYLKRPQLNATDADGWFDTGDMARIDADGYLRITGRSKDVIIRGGENIPVVEIEALLYRHPAVESAAIVAYPDERLGERACAVVTLKRGQQLELAALVGFLKGLGVAVQYIPERLEIRDALPTTPSGKVQKFRLRQMLADASPAAGG
- a CDS encoding ABC transporter substrate-binding protein; the encoded protein is MKTESEMLSAFAPTGVLRASINLGNPILANTDPATGQPGGVSVDLATELARRLDVKLELVVFKSAGESVNAVAAEQADVGFFAIDPLRGEQIAFTAPYVVIEGAYLVREDSPIKSRDEVDSKGQRVVVGKGSAYDLYLTRELKQAEIFRAPTSPAVVDTFLQENMEVAAGVKQQLEADARRLGGLRLLDGHFMLIRQAMGVPKRRGVKASAYLSAFVEAMKQSGFVADALARHKIQGAAVAPLEAEAKA